The window CAAGCACTGAAAAAAGTTTAGCCTCAAAACATTTGACATCTTTTAACATAGGCTACTATGTTGTACCTGGTTCCAGCCACTCCTTGTTTCTTGCCTCTCCTTCCAACGGTGGATGTGCGCAGCTGGTAATTGCAGGAGTGCTGTGTTCATGTATGTCCTGTACATGATTTATCATACTCTGCCATTTTGCCTGCATCTCATCTGGATCTCCTGTAGGGGTGGAAGCTGCGGCCCAGTAGAGATGGTTGATAATGGCTGGCCTCCACAGCTTCAGATCCTCACAGTCCCTCTCTTTTGCAGCAGCATCCAGTGCTTTCTGTACACCTGTTCCAGAGCAGACAAACAGAGCAGAGCAAACTAATTATTAGGAAAGTGAATTTAACTACAAAAAACAAGTCTGTTATATAAAACTACCAACATCACAATACATACTTTTCCCAATATGCCAGACGTCAAAGAAATGCCTTGTTCCTTCTGAACACATTTTCTCACGTACCCACTTGGCCACCTAAACACATTGATTTTatagaatttagaatttattttgagTTATACTGTGCCTGTCAATGCTGTTCAGCTTTAGATCTCTCCTAGCATCATTACCTGCCGATTTCTGTATGTTATCAGAGCAGACACTTGCATGTCTTGGTCCATCAGGAACTGCATACTCCGCTTTAGACCCTCTAGCTCACATCAAGAGCTGCTTGGGACTTCTGAGCTCTGTAAAACCAACTGATTATTACTGAACAGTTTACAGTAATATCAGTAACTAAATCAGACACAAGATTTCTGTGTGACATCAACTTACTTGGACAAGTTGAACATCCAAAACCTTGTTAATTCGATCCTCAATCAAGGAGTAGCTACCATATTTGGCACAGTGTCCAGGAGAATCTGATCTAAGAACatcaaaaacagttacatttagaGGTTAATGCAAAAACACACTGACCTGTTCTACATCAGTGACGTGAGCTGGACCATTCTACCTGCAGTCACCAGACAGGATCAATCCACCCCCAGTCTCCTTCAACTCCCTGATGATCCCCCTCTGCTCATTCCTCCAGGCCTGCACAATGGTAGGGATAGTGTAATACCGCTGATGGCGGAAAAAAGTGCTGGGACTTATGCACTGCAGTCCAAACAGCTTCAGCATCCTGATTGTCTGAGTAGCCATGCAACCTGAGAAGTGGATGGCACTGCTGAATAAAAGGTTGCAGGCAGGCATGTTTCGATGCACCTTCTCTTGGTTTTGCCAGTAACGCTCATAACCACAAGTTCCGCAGGCCTGAAAGATGAGAGAAGATTCAATACTCAAGCAGCTTTAAAATGAGGCAGTGAAATACCTGTATAGTTAAGacacaaataattaatatatatactgtacattcacagACTATAATTCAGCTCCTCACAGACAAATTGACAAATAAGACATTACCTGCTTGACTTTTATAAAAGTTCCTTCCGGGTGCATTATGTGTCCCTTGGTTTCCCCACAGCATTCAGGGCAAACCGTGAATAAGGACAGCAACTGCCTCTGGCAAAAAATGAACTTGTCAACAGCActgaaaacaagaaaaggaaaaaacacatttaattctgACTGACATTTTTTGATACACAATCAGAAACAGTTTCCattaataaaaaggtttttactTTGGGTCACTGAGAGATTCCAGCTCTTCTGGTTCCTCCTCAGAGGACTCGCTCAACATCTCCTCCCCTGGACTCCATGACATATCACCAGAATGGTTGATGATATCAGAAAATGACCATTCATCATCACTTTGTTCAGGACTGGCCAGTGGAGTTGATCTGCGATGCTCAAACCTTTCGGTTTTGAGTCCCCACATCCACCATCTGAGGCCTTTACCTGAACAGCTTAGATGAAAGAGATTCATCTTAATAATTGGTCACCATTGTACTTTCATTAGTAACAACACATACAATCTAATGCAACCCAGTACAAAATATCTTTTTCTAACATTATGAAgttcataatttttaatgtttaatgtctgAAAAGTGTAAATTACAAAATAGTAACCATGGAGATCATGAAAATTTTTGACATGTAATCCTTATTTGTGATTGTATATGGCATGTATGGTGAATGCTAGATATAAGCTAACTACCTAATGAACGATGTAAACATCTAATGTTGCACTGTGATCCACGATGGACCACTTCTGGCTCAGGGTCCATTGTAGAGATGTCTCCATCTCCATCACCTTCAGGATCTGAAGTGGCAGTTGCACCCGCCCCATCTTTGCTGGCAGCACTCTCTCCCAAAATctgaaaacagaccaaaatcacaactttgaactttaaaaaaatgtagtccTTTCATGAAAACCCCCCattcatgcattatttaaaagACTGCTAATCTTTTCAAAATCTTTTCAAAGTAGTACCGAGCTGCATTCCCTCGCATGTGCC is drawn from Cyprinus carpio isolate SPL01 unplaced genomic scaffold, ASM1834038v1 S000006593, whole genome shotgun sequence and contains these coding sequences:
- the LOC109104048 gene encoding uncharacterized protein LOC109104048 produces the protein MSWSPGEEMLSESSEEEPEELESLSDPNAVDKFIFCQRQLLSLFTVCPECCGETKGHIMHPEGTFIKVKQACGTCGYERYWQNQEKVHRNMPACNLLFSSAIHFSGCMATQTIRMLKLFGLQCISPSTFFRHQRYYTIPTIVQAWRNEQRGIIRELKETGGGLILSGDCRSDSPGHCAKYGSYSLIEDRINKVLDVQLVQSSEVPSSS